The genome window GGATGGCCCGCTTGAGGCTTTGACTGGAAACGCGCACCCGTCGCTCACCACCAAAAATGGCCGATTTCTGCATGTTCATGTCGTCGCGGTTGAGGCAAGAGGGACTGTGGGAAATCAGGATGTGAAAGTTGATGAAGTTCTTCATGTAACTATCTCCTATAGATGTTTGAAATCAGTTCGAGTGATTGAGGAAGTAATCTTCGAGCAGGTCACGCTTGCTTCGATCATTCCAGTACCAGAGCTGTCGCGCCGCCAGATCCCAGTTCACGGTCGGTTCGGCCATACGCAGAATCCGGCGTAACTGGATCATGTCGTTGGGCTCGCTGCTGCGTACAACCTGAAAAAGACGCTTTTCGCCAACTCCCCTCCCCTTGGCCAACGCTCTGCCCAGGCTGATATTCTCGCCGCTGTGCTTGATGCACGGCAGGCAAAAGATCAGTCTCTGGTAGGCTCCCTTTTCCCACTCCGTCGTTCCCC of Geobacter anodireducens contains these proteins:
- a CDS encoding type I-E CRISPR-associated protein Cse2/CasB; this encodes MERTHDFMGLYQAWERLAPGPRAELRRVECPDDLLEVPAFYRLFSGRGTTEWEKGAYQRLIFCLPCIKHSGENISLGRALAKGRGVGEKRLFQVVRSSEPNDMIQLRRILRMAEPTVNWDLAARQLWYWNDRSKRDLLEDYFLNHSN